A window of the Streptococcus sp. 116-D4 genome harbors these coding sequences:
- the gor gene encoding glutathione-disulfide reductase → MREYDIIAIGGGSGGIATMNRAGEHGAKAAVIEEKKLGGTCVNVGCVPKKIMWYGAQIAETFHQFGEDYGFKTTDVNFDFATLRRNREAYIDRARSSYDGSFKRNGVDLIEGHAEFIDSHTVSVNGELIRAKHIVIATGAHPNIPNIPGAELGGSSDDVFAWEKLPESVAILGAGYIAVELAGVLHTLGVQTDLFVRHDRPLRGFDSYIIEGLVKEMERTNLPLHTHKVPARLEKTAEGITIHFEDGTSHTASQVIWATGRRPNVKGLQLEKAGVTLNERGFIQVDEYQNTVVEGIYALGDVTGEKELTPVAIKAGRTLSERLFNGKTTAKMDYSTIPTVVFSHPAIGTVGLTEEEATKQYGQENVKVYTSKFASMYSAVTSHRQEARFKLVTAGADEKVVGLHGIGYGVDEMIQGFAVAIKMGATKADFDATVAIHPTASEEFVTMR, encoded by the coding sequence ATGAGAGAATATGATATCATTGCTATCGGTGGAGGCAGCGGAGGGATTGCTACCATGAACCGTGCTGGTGAACATGGAGCCAAAGCGGCCGTTATTGAGGAAAAAAAACTAGGTGGAACTTGCGTCAATGTCGGTTGTGTTCCTAAAAAAATCATGTGGTACGGGGCGCAAATCGCTGAGACTTTCCATCAATTTGGAGAAGACTACGGTTTTAAAACTACTGATGTTAACTTTGACTTTGCAACCCTACGTCGCAATCGTGAAGCTTACATCGATCGCGCTCGTTCTTCTTATGATGGCAGTTTCAAACGCAACGGTGTAGACTTGATTGAAGGTCATGCTGAATTTATAGATTCTCATACTGTCAGCGTAAATGGTGAACTGATTCGTGCCAAACACATCGTGATTGCGACTGGTGCCCATCCAAATATTCCAAATATTCCTGGTGCTGAACTAGGTGGCTCTTCTGATGATGTATTTGCTTGGGAAAAATTGCCTGAATCTGTAGCCATTCTTGGGGCAGGTTACATTGCTGTTGAATTGGCTGGCGTGCTCCATACCCTTGGTGTTCAGACAGATTTATTCGTCCGTCATGATCGTCCTTTACGTGGTTTTGATTCTTACATCATTGAAGGTTTAGTAAAGGAAATGGAAAGAACAAACTTACCACTTCATACTCACAAAGTCCCTGCCAGGTTAGAAAAAACTGCTGAAGGCATTACCATTCATTTTGAAGATGGGACTAGTCATACAGCTAGCCAAGTTATCTGGGCTACAGGTCGCCGTCCAAACGTTAAGGGCTTGCAACTTGAAAAAGCTGGAGTGACTCTGAATGAACGTGGCTTTATACAAGTAGATGAATACCAAAATACTGTTGTTGAGGGAATCTACGCTCTAGGTGATGTAACAGGTGAAAAGGAACTGACTCCAGTAGCTATCAAGGCTGGACGTACTTTGTCTGAACGTCTCTTTAACGGAAAAACAACTGCAAAAATGGACTACTCAACTATTCCAACTGTTGTCTTTTCACACCCTGCTATCGGAACGGTTGGTCTGACTGAGGAAGAAGCTACTAAACAGTATGGACAAGAAAACGTTAAAGTTTATACATCAAAATTTGCATCTATGTATTCTGCAGTTACTAGTCACCGTCAAGAAGCTCGCTTTAAACTAGTTACAGCCGGTGCAGACGAAAAAGTAGTTGGCCTTCATGGTATCGGCTACGGCGTTGATGAAATGATTCAAGGTTTTGCTGTAGCAATCAAGATGGGAGCTACAAAAGCTGACTTTGATGCAACTGTGGCGATTCACCCAACTGCATCTGAAGAATTTGTAACTATGCGTTAA